The Bufo gargarizans isolate SCDJY-AF-19 unplaced genomic scaffold, ASM1485885v1 original_scaffold_1195_pilon, whole genome shotgun sequence genome has a segment encoding these proteins:
- the LOC122923108 gene encoding G-protein coupled receptor 4-like yields the protein MVNKWNLQEIGQNSSRSTSPLSNMSNFTLDACNVDSDLDGVLPPSLYAVVFVVGLPANLLALWAAWLQVRKGKELGVYLLNLSLSDLLLICALPPWTDYYLRRDVWGYGPGACRLFGFIFYTNLYVGAAFLSCVSADRYLAVAHPLRFPGARPIRSAAAVSALVWVLELAANAPPLFRDAITRDRYNHTFCYESYPLSGKGDALANVGRVLAGFLLPWAIMLLCYAGLLRALRGSASCEQREKRRVRRLALGLPCVALLCYGPYHALLLLRSLVFLIGGGSVAAGESCALEERLFPAYHASLAMATLNCLADPALYCLACPGARAEVLKALGRVVAWAMGKDRTGWQERGGRGVSGRGEEVGMMEMGGRGGSCIV from the coding sequence ATGGTCAACAAGTGGAATTTACAGGAAATTGGACAGAATTCCTCTCGAAGCACATCTCCTTTATCTAACATGTCTAACTTCACTCTAGATGCTTGCAATGTTGACTCTGACCTGGATGGCGTGCTTCCTCCATCCCTCTACGCCGTTGTGTTCGTAGTGGGACTCCCAGCCAATCTTCTGGCCCTCTGGGCCGCCTGGCTGCAGGTACGGAAAGGGAAAGAACTTGGAGTCTACCTTCTAAACCTCAGCCTGTCAGATCTCCTGCTCATTTGTGCACTACCACCCTGGACGGACTACTACTTACGGAGAGATGTATGGGGGTATGGGCCGGGGGCCTGCCGCCTTTTCGGTTTCATCTTCTACACTAACCTGTATGTAGGTGCTgccttcctgtcctgtgtctcaGCTGACCGCTACCTGGCTGTGGCACATCCTTTGAGGTTCCCTGGTGCCCGGCCCATCCGCTCTGCTGCGGCTGTCTCAGCACTGGTGTGGGTCCTAGAACTGGCAGCCAATGCCCCCCCCCTGTTCAGAGACGCTATCACCAGAGACCGCTACAACCACACCTTCTGCTACGAGAGCTATCCCCTATCTGGGAAGGGAGATGCATTGGCCAATGTGGGGAGGGTATTAGCTGGGTTTTTATTGCCCTGGGCGATAATGCTTTTGTGCTATGCTGGGTTACTTCGTGCTCTGCGGGGCAGTGCATCCTGTGAGCAAAGGGAAAAGAGACGGGTGCGTCGGCTGGCCCTGGGGCTGCCCTGTGTGGCTCTGCTCTGCTATGGGCCCTATCATGCCctgcttctcctacgcagcctAGTGTTCCTGATCGGGGGAGGTTCGGTGGCAGCAGGTGAGAGCTGTGCCTTAGAAGAGCGGCTCTTCCCAGCTTACCATGCCTCTCTGGCAATGGCCACCCTGAACTGCTTGGCTGATCCGGCCCTCTACTGCTTGGCATGTCCAGGAGCGAGGGCGGAGGTGCTGAAAGCACTAGGCAGAGTGGTGGCATGGGCAATGGGAAAGGACAGGACTGGTTGGCAGGAAAGGGGTGGTAGAGGAGTCAGTGGTCGGGGTGAGGAGGTGGGAATGATGGAGATGGGTGGCAGAGGGGGCAGCTGCATTgtgtga